In Trichlorobacter lovleyi, the DNA window GTCCGATTATGCAGGATGGCCTGTTCGGCCAGGCGCTGCTGAAACCCACGGCCCTGTTTGGCCTGACCGGCATGGATATGTGGAGCCATGCGCTGTTCTGGAGCATGTTGTTTAATGTTGGCGCCTACCTGGTCTGCTCTCTGCTTATCTCCCAAAGCGACCTTGAAAAGGAACAGGTACGCCGCTTCATCGGCAAGTTTGAAACTGAACGGCGTCAGGTCAAAAGTGCTGCCAAACGCCTTTCAAAACCGGTGACCATCCCGCAGTTCATCGGCCTGATGGGCAAATTTATCGGCCCCGAAGAGGCCTCACAGGCCATGACCACCTACCTGAAGGGACGGATGATCGACGAGGAGGTCATGGTTCCCGAGTTTGAGCTGCCAGCCATGAAACGCTTTGTTGAACGGACCCTGGCCGCTTCAGTGGGAGCGGCAGCAGCAGGCGCCATCATGGACAGCTATCTGTCCGATATGGGTAGCCGGATGGAGTCGGTCTACGATATTTTCAGCACCGTCAGGGCCTCCCTTGACCAGAGCCGTGAAGCGCTGTACGTCCGTCTCAAGGCCTCTGAGATCATCAACCGCACCCTTGACCTGCAGACTATTATGGATGAACTGCTGCAGTTGCTGCTCAAGGAGTTCAGACTTGATGTGGCCCTGATCCAGATCCGCACCAGCAGTGACGTACCATTATCTGTGCAGAGCTACCAGGGCTGCGACCGCCGCCCCATCAATCCTGAACACTGGTATCTGGAGAGTGATCCCTACATCAAGATGGCGATGATCGACCAGACCACCCACTTCGTCAATGACATCACAAACCTGCAAGCGATCATCGACCTCTCCAAGACATCATCTGAGGGTTTCGTCTCCTTTGCGCATATCCCGATCTATCGCGAAGGTGAAGAGAGCCTGGGGGTACTGTCGGTATACTCAAAATCCATTATCGGCCTTTTTACTGAAGAATTTGTCGGACTGCTGACCAGTCTGACCGGGCAGCTTGCCCAGGCGGCCCGTCTGGCCAGTGAAATGCAGGCCAAAGAACGGGAACGCCGGGAAAAGGAACAGGCCTTGCTGGCCAATGCTCGGGTCAAACGCGATATGGAGATCGCGGAACAGATCCAGCTTTCACTGTTGCCAGCCGCCCCACCGCTCCTGTTCGGGATTGAGCTTGCCGGACGCTGTTATCCAGCCGCCCATGTCGGTGGTGATTACTATGACTTTTTCAAACGTGACGATCACACCATTGATCTTCTGATCGCCGACGTCTCCGGCCATAGCGTCGGAGCGGCGCTGATTATGGCTGAGGTGCGTACCCTGTTGCGCGCCCATTCCAGCCGGGCCGTCAGTCCCAGCAGCATCCTGGGCGTTCTTAACAGCCAACTCTACGAAGACCTGACAAGGGCAGAACTGTTCATCACCATGTTCTATGCCCGCTACAGTGCTGCCACCGGCCGCCTGTCCTATGCCAATGCGGGACACAACAAACCGCTGATACACCGCCAGGGTGAACAGAGCTGTATAGAGCTGGATGCAGAGGGGTTGATTCTCGGCATCAAGCCCTCCATGATCTTTGAAGAACGCTCCATAAATCTGCAGCAAGGCGACACCCTGCTCTTTTATACCGACGGTATTCCCGAGGCGACCAACCGCACCGGAGAACTGCTGGGAACCGGTCAGGTCTGTCAACACCTCACGCTGCAGAGCACCTTACCGGTGGACGCAATTGCCGACTCGTTCTTTGAGCTGGTAAAGGAGTACAGTCAAAGCACAACACTGCAGGATGATGTCTCGATGGTGGTTATGAAAATTGTTGCCTAATTAAAAGGAGGAACGCAATGAATCTGAAACTTGAAGACAACGGACAGGTAGTGCTGCTGATCGTCAAGGAGGAGCGGCTTGATGCCCATAATTCCGAACATCTTAAACAGGAGCTGGGCAGATTGTTCGGGGAAGGTAAGACCAAGATAGTGGTTGATCTGAAAGAAGTACGTTTCATCGACAGCTCAGGCCTGGGCGCGTTGGTATCCGGCTTCAAGAATGCTTCGGCCCGTCAGGCCGCCTTGAAGCTTTCAAGCCTGCAGAGCCAGGTAAAATCAATGTTTGAACTTACCAGACTGCACCGGGTTTTTGATATCTACACCACCGTTGATGAGGCCATTGAAGCGTTCTGAGCAGGACGTGCGGAGAGCAGCGATGAAAAACCAGATCCAGCTGCAGATCAAAGTACCCAATCAGACCCGTTATCTGAGCCTGATCGGACGGATCAGTGAAGAGCTGGCTGCCCAGTTACAAAACTACAGCGGTGATCGGGAGGCCTTGGCCAACCACATTAACGTGGTGCTGACCGAGGCCCTGGTCAACGCTATTCGTCATGCCAATGCCGATAATCCTGATGAAGAAGTGGAGATCAGGATTATCGGCACAGATGAAGAGCTGTTGTTACAGGTAGTTGATCATGGCAGCGGGTTTGATCTGGCCGGTATTGCACATTCCCCTGCAACCGCAGGGGATGACCTTGAAGATCATGGCAGGGGGCTGTACATCATGCGGTCACTGATGGACTCAGTGGAATACCGTCAGGTTGAGGGCGGCAACATACTTGAAATGCGCAAACGTTTTCACTGAATCACTCACGCGGGATCGAAATAGCTGACAAATTCACCGGAATTTGTCTGTACCTGCCAGCCATCCCCCACTCTGTTCAAACTATCCGGCAGAACAGGCACCTTGCCCTTCCCCCCCGGCAGATCGATCACAAAGTGGGGGATTGCCATGCCTGAAATTTTCCCCCTGAGTGACCCGATCAGCTGTCTACCCTGTTCAAGCGGTGTCCGAAAGTGGGCAGTGCCGCGCACCAGATCCATCTGATGCAGGTAGTAGGGCCGGACCTGCAGCCGCAACAGTCCACTCATCAGCGTTTGCAGAGTCAGACTGTCGTCATTCACCCCTTTCAGCAGCACCGTCTGATTGCCCAGCTGCACCCCTGCCGAGGCCAGCAATCTACAGGCATGTGCAGCCTCCGGAGTCAGCTCAAGCGGATGATTGAAATGGGTATTCAGATAGAGGGGATGATGCTCTGCCAGCATTCGACAGAGTGCGGGGGTTACCCGGGCAGGCGCGGTAACCGGCATGCGGCTGCCGATCCGGATAACTTCAACATGCGGAATCCTGCGCAATGCCAGCAGGATCTCATGCAGCTCATCATCCGACAACATCAGCGGATCACCCCCTGACAGGATAATATCCCGCAACTGGGGGGTCGCCGCAATATATTCCAGTGCCGACGAAAGTGCCGTTTGTCCGCCGGCACACCCTACCCTGCGTTTGCGCATGCAAAAACGGCAATAGGTGGCACAGCGGTTGGATACCAGCAGGACCGCCCGATCCGGGTAGCGGTGAATCAGACCCGGCACAGGGCTTAAACGCTCCTCGTCCAGCGGGTCGGGATGCTGGTTTGTGTCAACAAGTTCCAGCAGTGATGGCACGCACTGTTGCCAGATCGGATCGAAGGGGGCGGTTATCAAACCGGCGTAATAGCTGCTGATACGGTAGGGGTAGAGCTCAGCAACCGGTTTAAGCGGTGTTTCGTCAAATTTAAAGCGGTGGGCCAGCTCAGCAAGGGATACGGTTTGAAACGGCATCAACGGGCGATCACCTTGACAAACTTTGCAAGATAGTCAACACCTGACCAAACAGTCAGAACAAAGGCGATCCAGAAGAAAAACATGCCGGCATTGTGCATATTGACCGTCAACAACGGATGGGCAATACCGAAAAGCCAGTTATAATCATAGTGTAACAAAAGCCCAATGATCGCGGTCAACTGAAAGATCGTCTTATACTTGCCCAGGTCAGAGGCCTGGATCACAATACCTTCCGAGGAGGCGATACTACGCAGGCCGGTAATCACAATTTCCCGCGCCAACACCACAAATACCATCCAGGCCGGTACCCTGCCAAAAGGCAGGATCATGATCAGCGCTGCAGTCACAATCAGCTTGTCTGCTATCGGATCAAGAAACTTGCCGAATACGGTCTCAATGCCCATTCTGCGGGCAAGATGCCCATCAAACCAGTCCGTGGCGGAAGCGAGGGCAAACACCCAGGCGGCCCAGAAACAGGCCTCCCGCGAAGGTGAAAACAACAGGACCACCATCAGAGGGATGCAGGCGACCCTGAAGAGGGTCAAAATATTGGGAGGATTCAGAATGGGATGGTGCTGGGACATTGCATTATCTCATGTATGACAGAACCCTGCTGACATAGGTTCGGGTTTCTTCGTAGGGTGGAATGCCACCGTATTTGGCAACTTTGGAAAGTCCGGCATTGTAGGCGGCAAGGGCCAGAGAGACATCGCCTTTAAAGGTATCAAGCAAAAACTTCAGGTACCGTACACCACCATCAACATTCTGGTGAGGATCAAAACGGTCAGCCACCTTCAGGTGCTTGGCGGTACCGGGCATCAACTGCATCAAGCCACCGGCACCTGCCCGGGAAACCGCCTGAGGGTTGTAACCGGATTCGGCCTGAATAACCGCCCTGATCAGCGAGGCGCTGACACCGTACTTGGCCGAAGCAGATGTAATCAGGTGCTCGAACTCCTGGGGGTTACCTGAGGCGATGCGAAAGCGGGTCCGCAGTTGACGGTCCTTGCGCAGATCACGCATGAAAATCTTGAACTTTTTGTCTGTTGGCGCATCGGTAAAGTGCAGTACCCCTTCTTCATCTTCATAGCGATAAATATCGGCGCTGGAAGGGGCGGGAAATAGTGTAACAGACAGAAACAGCATCCCCAGTAGAAACAACATGCCGGGACAGCAAAGATCTCTGGTACGGCTATGGGCGGCAAGGCGGCTCATGTTAGTAACATAACGGCAAAAGTGCCCGATTTGTCAAGTTTAAAGTACCCGTATACCGGATTAAAATGTACAGTTGATTGACTTTTACCGCCCGATTGGCTAGAAGAAATATCTTCACCAATCAGCCTGCTGAAGATGACTTTTTTGCCTGATAAGGAGCAGTAACCCGTGAGCAAACCTCGTGCGACCTACAAAGAAGCTGGCGTTGATATTGAGGCTGGTAACAGCTTTGTCCAGAAAATAAAGCCCTTGGTCAAATCGACCTTCCGTCCGGAAGTGATGACAGAGATCGGTGGCTTTGGCGGACTCTTTTCGCTGAATGCAGCCAAGTACAAAAACCCAGTCCTGGTATCAGGTACCGATGGTGTCGGCACCAAGCTGAAACTGGCCTTTCTGGCTGACCGTCACGACACGGTAGGTATTGACCTGGTGGCGATGTGCGTCAATGACATTGTAGTCCAGGGCGCTGAGCCGCTCTTCTTTCTGGACTACCTGGCCACCGGCAAGCTTGACCCTGACAAGGCAGCCCAGATTGTAGCAGGTATTGCCGAGGGATGCCGTCAGGCCGGCTGCGCCCTGATCGGGGGAGAAACGGCTGAAATGCCCGGTTTTTATGCTGATGGAGAATACGATATTGCCGGTTTCACGGTCGGCGTGGTCGAAAAGGACCAGATTATTGACGGTTCTTCCATCACAGTCGGCAACAAACTGATCGGTATCGGCTCAAGCGGCCTGCACAGCAATGGCTATTCACTGGCACGCCGGATAATCTTTGACCGGATGGGCCTTGCCATCAACAGTCCGCTGCCGGACAGCACTAAAACCGTTGACGAGGAACTGCTGACACCTACCCGGATTTATGTCCGTTCCGTCCTGAACCTGCTCAAGGATTTCAGGATTAACGGGATTGCCCATATCACTGGCGGTGGACTGCTTGAAAACGTCCCCCGTGTACTTCCCAAGGGCTGTTCAGCCAGTTTCAAACTCGGTTCATGGGAGATGCCGTCCATCTTCACAACCCTGCAGGAAGCCGGAAATGTCGAGCAGAATGAGATGTACCGTACTTTCAACATGGGTATCGGCATGGTGCTGGCTGTAGCGGCAGCCGATGTGGATGATATTCTTTCACGCCTGAACGGACTGGGCGAGCAGGCCTGGCTGATCGGCGAGGTAAAGAGCATGAACAAAAACCAGACAGAACAGGTGGTGCTGGTCTGATGGGCACAGCACCGATCAAGCTGGCGGTACTGGTATCCGGCAATGGCTCCAACTTCCAGGCTATTATCGACGCCATAGAGGCTGGCCGGATCCCCAACAGCCAGGTTGTCTGCCTGATCAGCAACAAGAGCGATGCCTTTGCCCTCGAGCGGGCCAGGAAACACAACATCAAGATCGTTGTACTTGACCACAAAGCCTATCCTGATCGGCAGGCCTATGACACCGCCCTGGTTGAGCTGCTGCGCCAACACGAAGTTGACCTGGTCATCCTGGCGGGATTCATGCGGCTGCTGTCACCAATCATGATTGACGCCTTCCCGAACGCCATCATGAACATTCACCCTGCCCTGCTGCCTGCCTTCCCCGGCCTTGATGCCCAGCAGCAGGCCTTTGACTATGGGGTGCGTTACACCGGTTGCACCGTACACTTTGTTGATAAGGGGACCGATACCGGCCCGATCATCCTGCAATCCGTTGTCCCGGTGCTTGGCAGTGACACCATTGAGAGCCTGACCCAGCGCATACATGGAGAAGAGCATCGCACCTATGTCGAGGCGGTACGCCTTTTCTGTGCAGGACGCCTGAAGGTCGAAGGCCGCAAGGTCATAATCAGCGAATAAAAGCACTTTCCCCTTGACAGTATCAAGACAGCATGCTAAAAATTTCGCTTCAATTAGATTACAATCAGCATATGACTGCTGTACAACATTCGGAGGTAGCACGTGGCTCATCACAAATCGGCAATCAAGCGTATCAAGCAGAACGAAAAGCGCAATGCCCGTAACCGTCATCAAAAATCAACGCTCAAGACCTATATCAAGCGGGTCCGTGAAGCGGTTGAAAGCAAAGATAAAGAGGCAGCAGTAGCTGCCCTGCAGGTTGCAATTCCGGTTATTGACAAGACTGCCACCAAAGGGGTCATTCACAAGGCCAATGCCTCACGCAGCGTATCCCGTCTGACCAAACTGGTTAATACACTGGGCTAAACCTCCGCAACAGACCAGCCCGGTACCATTTAGATAAAACCCCTACCTGTTTTCAGGTAGGGTTTTTTTGTTCCCTCCAGCTATCCCGCTTGCAATCCCCACCCCCATGGCATAATTTATATCAACTTAATTAAGTACCCATCTAAAATTCGTACAAAAGGCTTGGTTATGCGCAGACTACTTCCGGCAAAGCATGTGCTGATTTCCCTTGTAACGGCATCTATCGCTCTGTTTCAGCAGGCCAGCGCTGCAGCCGCCACAGCCCAACTCATGGTTACGGTCAACGGCCAGGGTGCTGTCAGCGGCACTCCGGCCACCATTGCATGCTCGACCGGTTCCTGTAGCTACTCCTTCGCAACCGGAACCTCAATCACTCTGGTTGCGGTCCCTGCTGCCGGTTCTTCGTTTGCCGGATGGCTGGGAGGGTCATGCACAGGGGCAAACAGCTGTTCCCTGACGCTCACAGGTGATACCACCATGAGTGCAACCTTTGTTGAAGGACCGGCAAAGGTACGGATTCAAGGAACACCATCGCGTTATTATCCAACACTTCAGACGGCGCTTGACCATGCCGCTAACGGCGAGGTTTTACGCGCTGCAGGAGGCGTGTTCCACGAGGATATCCTGCTGACAAACCCGGCACTGCTCAGCTTTCAGGGCGGGTATAACAGCAGTTTTGAAAACCAGGACAGTGTCTCACTGCTGGATGGTACCCTGACCATTGCCGGCGGCAGTCTTGCGGTGAGCGGTTTGACCATTGCATCCGGCACATCCACAACCCAGCCGGTGGCCAATGCCGGCTCAGACCGTTTAAGTTTCCCCAACTGGCCGGTCCAGCTGGATGGCACCGGCAGCAGGGACACAGGCAGCAATCCACTCTCATTCAGCTGGGATCTGGCAGTCAAGCCGCAAGGCAGTTCAGCAGTCCTCTCCGGAGCAACCACGGCGACCCCGGCCTTTACACCTGACCTCCCCGGCCTTTACGTGGCCCGGCTGATTGTCAACAACGGCCAGCTGGACAGCACGGCAGACACGGCAACAGTCACGGTGCAGCAGGTTACTGCGCCCTACTCCGCCAGCTCCCTCTTCAGCCAGCCGGAAGCAGCAGCAGTAACGGACTCGCCAAACGCATTCTATACAGCTGAGCAGCAGGCAGCTGTGCTGCAGGCTGCCATAAAGACCTTTGATACTGCTTATACTGGTGGTGTCTACACCTTTGATCTGGTCAATCAGGATACCGACCCCAATGACACCTGGGAACCTGAAGTCAGCGCTCATTTCCTGGCCGATGACTACCCTGATGACGGTGTAGCAACCAATGCCACACTGCGGCTGCGCGGCAACAGCTCACGCCTTGCCGTCCAGAAATCATACCGGGTAAAACTTTCAAAAGATGCCAGCAGCGTCCAGCGCTACTGGCGTAATGAGACGACCCTGCAACTCAACAAACACCCCTGGGATTTGACCAGGGTCCGCAACAAGCTTGCCTTTGACCTGTTCCGTGACATTCCGCACCTTCCCAGCCTGCGGACCCAGTTCATGCAGATCACTATCGATGACGAAAACAACAGCAACGATGGCGATTACGGGCTTTTTACCCATGTGGAAAAGGTGGGCAAGGACTACCTCTCAAACCGGGGGCTGGCAACGGACGGCAACATCTACAAGGCCAACAATTTTACGTTTCGCATGGAGGATGGTCTGACGCTCGGCAGCGATGGCAAAAAACCGTTAGACAAGGCTGCCTTCGAGCTGATTCTGGAGATTGAAAACGTGAATACTGATCACCGGCCGCTTATTGCCATGATCAACGCCGTCAATAACGACAGCAGCAGCATCAATGACACGATCGCAACCTATTTTGACCGCAACAACTATATCACCTGGCTGGCAACCAATATCCTGGCCGGCAACCGTGACACCATCACCCAGAATTTTGAACTGTACCAACCGTCTGCAGGGAACAGATTCTATTTCATACCTTGGGATTACGACGGTGCATTCGGCTTTGAAAACCAGCCGGATATCCAGGTTGCTGGCAACCTGTACGCCCCCTGGCAGATGGGGATCGGCAACTGGTGGGGAGTCCCGCTTCATAACCGCTTTCTCATGGATGCCGCCAACAGGGCTGATCTTACCCGGACCGTGCTGGATATCTACAGCACCTACCTGACACCGGAAAGAATCAAGGCGTTACTGGACAGCTACAGGCCACTGGTTCAACCGCTTATCACCAGGAGCCCTGATCTTGATCACCTGCCCACCGTTGCAGGGGCAGATTCAGAAGAGCAGTGGGCACATGAGTATGCCCGCCTTGTGACGGTGACAAAAATCAATCTTGATCGTTATCTGGCGTCATTGAATCAACCAATGCCGTTTTGGCAGAGTGCAGCCGTGGAGGGATCAACTCTGGTGCTGGCCTGGGATCCTGCCGTGGACTTACAAGGCGGGGCTGTTACCTATGACATTCAGATTGCAAGTGACCCTGCGTTCAGTACCGTTATCCATAGCACCTCAACCTATTCGGACACCAGTCTGACCATAGCCAAACCAGCTGCCGGAACCTACTATCTGCGGGTAATTGCCAGAAATGCGGCAGGGCTGACGACCACCGGGTTTGATCGCCATGACACGGAAGGAGCAACCTACTGGGGGGTTTTACAGTTCACGGTATCCTGAGAATATGAAAGTATGGCTCAACGAGCCAAACCGGCTACTGTCCCGGCACAGGCGTCATAGACCAGTCCCTGCAGAACCGTTGCTGCTGAGGAGCCGGTCTTGACCCCGACATCCCCCCGGTACAACCGCTCAAACAGGGCTTCCAGTTCAGAAACCGGGTATTTTTTGGCCTGGGTGACCTGTTCCCCCAGAAAGAACTGGTGGATCTTGAGTTGCTTACCGATATCAGCAGGGGTCATCTTCTGATCCAGCAGCTCCCGGATCCGCCAGATCCTGCGAAAATGACTGGCCAGGGCGCCCAGGATCATGACCGCCTCTTCACCATTCTGCAGCATGGATTGCAAGGTGGCCAAGGCCTTTGCCAGATTCTTTTCACCCATGAACCTGGCCAGCTCAAAGGCGGTAAAAGACTTGCTCTGACTGACGATTGCCTTGACATCCTCAACCCCGATCACCGGGCGGTTACCAACATACAGGGCCGCCTTCTCAATCTGTGAAACCAGCTCCTGTAGATTGTTACCAACCATGAAGCCCAGCATCTCGGTTCCTGCCCCATCGATCTTCTTGCCATGTACTGCGGCTTCAGCATTGATAAACGGCCCCAGCTTGTTGTCATACAGCTTCTTAAACTCCAGCGTGCCAGGCTGTTTCTTCAGCTCGGAAAAAAATTTACGGCGCAGGTCAGGTTTGGCAGCCAGGAACAGCAGGCAGGTTTCCGGACAGGGATTGGCCAGATAGGGCAACAGCCCTTCCTGGGTTGCGGCTGGCAGCTTGTCGGCCTGCCTGACCACCACCACCCGGCGTTCTGCAAACATCGGCAACGTCTGGGAGGTATCAAGAATCTCGGTCCCTTTGCAATCCGCTCCATAGTAGATGTTCAGGTTAAAGTCTTTCATGGCAGGATCAACCGCCTTTTCCATGACACGACGACCAGCCCGTTCAACCAGAAACGGCTCTTCACCATAAAAGAAATAGACCGCTGAAAAACAGCCGGTCTGAAGTTGTTTTTCAAGTTCCTGTTCAGTCATCAGGTTACCTGTTTCCGTGTACAGGCCTTCACGACCCTGTCCCGCCCCGCATTTTTCGCTTCATAGAGAGCGTTATCAACCTGCTGGATAAATTCATCGATGCTGCACCCGGCGCAAAAAGCCCCCACCCCGAAACTCATGGTCAAATGAATAGGCTGATTATCCCAGACGATCTCTTTCCCGCGCACTGCAGCAGCAAGCTTTTCAGCCACAATCACAGCCTGTTCAAGCGAGGTCTCAGGCAACAGAACCATGAATTCTTCTCCGCCCCAACGGGCGCACACATCCTCTGAACGCAGGCAGTCTCTCAGTTGGGCTCCGATCTGCCGCAGCACCCGGTCACCGGCCAGGTGGCCGAAGGTATCGTTTACCTGCTTGAAGAGATCCAGGTCGCCCAGAATCAGTGAAAAGGTCTTGTTATGGCGTTCAGAACGTTTTTGTTCAATCTCAAGCTGGTTCAGCATCTCCATCCGGTTGGCAAGTCCGGTCAGGATATCGGTCCTGACCATCACCTCAAGCCGCATATTCAGGTCCTGCAACTGAAACTGATAGGAATCACTAATAGTGACGATCTTGTTAAAACGCCTCAACAGCTTGGCATAACGGCTGACAATCTTTTCCAGTTCTAGGCTCAACGGATCGCCGGCAGTTGAAATCCTTTCCAGCAGTTCTTTCATTTCACGTAGCGGTTCGTCTTCAGGTACCTCGGCCTTCTGTCGCTTACTCTGCAATTGCGGCAGAACAACAGCAGACTGTCCCTTTTCCTCCAGCTTGCTGTAGGTGGTCTTGACGCAGTCCGGACAGATGCCGTGACTGAACATGATATCCACATGGCTGCTGAAATAGGTCTCCAAACGCTGCCAGTAATTATCATCAGTCCGTATCTTGTGGCAGTACATACAGATCGGTAATGCCACTTCACTCAACTGACGCAGCTTGATATCGGATTGTTCCAGTTTCCTGGACAACTCCTTCAGTTGCTGCTGGTACGAGTCGCTGATGGCAATGGTTTTATACAACTGGTGATGGAGTTTGTTAAAGCTGTCAGACAGCACAAAATATTCAGCAAGCAGTTCCGTCCTGTCTTCCGGGGGATTGGCCAGAACCTGTACCGTGCGCTGCAGTACAGGATCAGATTGTTCTGGTTTTTGAGATGTTTTTTTTCTGGCCCTAATCATTTGCTAAGTGCCGTTATTTCAAAGGGAAAGCTGACCTCTTCGCAAAATTCCTCCGCCAGCTCAAAAGAACGGGGATTCTCAAGGTCATAATGCCAGATGATCGAGACATTGACACTCCGCCCATAGGCCTCTTCCATGATATCCAGCAGATCCAGCATACATTTGGTGCTGCTGCTGTTCATATAAGTAATGGTAATGGCAATGGTCAGCTGCCGGTTGTCCAGCAGATACTGTTTCAGCCACGCCAGCACCGGTGCATAAAAGGCAAAGGAGTTCTCAGGGTAGGACTCCCCGGAAATACGCAGGGTTTTTGCCTCACAATCAAAACTGATCAACGGCGTCGAAGTGGTCTGGGGAATGTCAAGATGTGCCATAATGTTCTCCACTGCTAAACAAAAGCGCTAAGACTGAAAAATACATAGGTTTCATCAATAGTGCGTACAGAACAGTTCATCGGCGCTGAAGAATGGCGGGCAATTTCAAGCAGCCCCAGCCCCGCCCCCAAGGCTCCGGGCTGGACCTCGCGTCGCATCTGCTCCTTGTAGCTGCGCTTCAGCTCTTCAGGCGTCATGGTGTTAATCTCGTTGATCCGGGCACAGAGCAACGCTGCATCTTCCTGCAGGACCATGTTGCCGGAAGAGACCATGTAGCCCTCGTTCCAACGGGCAATGGTAATGATCGAGGCGGCCGTATCACCTTGGCCAAGTTCTCGTAGCGCCAGGTAATTACGCACATTCTGGGCAAGTTCGATATAGACCGCAAAGACATCCAGTACCGCAGCCTTTGCGATATTTTCGGCTGCCAGGTGATTGCGCAGCGCGGTTCCGATCTCCTCAATGATGCTGTGGGAAAAAGGACCGTTAAAACACATCATCATGCCGGACTCATCAAACTGCTTTCTCAGGTTGTACAGATCCATGGCAACTCCTCTCCAGGATTACAGACGGAAGGCCAACACGGTAATATCATCACGCTGTTTTTTCGTACCACGCCAGGCATCGATCCGCTGCGCAAAAACAGTAAACTGACGCTGCAGATCAAGGCCATGGTTTTCAGACAGCAGCTGACGGAAACGGGCAGTTCCAAACCCATAGCCTTTGGGACCACCACCTTCATCCAGAAAACCGTCAGTGGTCATGTAACAGGTTACTGCACTGTTCAATGTCAGATGATGGTTCTGATAGACAAACTGCAGATCGCTGCCGCTGTACCCCACCCGCTGCCGGTCGCCCTTGATTTCAGACACCTGCTGTTGGTCGGCATAATACAAGGAGATTCCTGCCCCGGCAAAGGTCAAAGACTGCTGCTTAAGATCGATGCAACACAGACCGATATCAAGCCCGGCATCCACCAAACTCTCTCCATCCTGACGCAATCGCAGGGTTTCCTGCAGCAACCGGTTTGCCTCCTGCAAGATCCGCCCCGGATCATCAGCACAGAGGGTATCCGCAATATGGTTCAGCACAGAGTTGACGGTCATGGTCATAAAGGCCCCCGGCACCCCGTGGCCGGTACAATCCAGTACAGCCAGCAAGACCTTGCCCTTGTCAGACTCATGCAGCCAATACAGATCTCCACCAACCAGGTCGCACGGCTGATACAGAACCGACCAGTCGGCAAAGATCCGGCCAAACCGCTGCGGATCCGGCAGGATGGCGGTCTGCAGTATCCTGGCATACTGAAGACTCTCCATGATTCTGGATTGGGACGCCTCAAGCTTTTGATTGGCGTCGGTCAACTCCCGGGTCCGCTGCAGCACCCGCTCCTCCAGATGCGCGGTATGTTCCCGTACCGTGGCAGCCATACTGTTGAAGCTTTGGGTCAGCATGCCGATTTCATCCCTGTACAACACCGGCAGCGCTCTGTCATAACGCCCCTCTGCCACCTCTCCGGCTGCTCCGGTCAAGAGGTTCAGCGGCCTGAGGACCATACGGTTTATTGCATAGCCGATTACCGTAATAACAGCCAGAAGTGCAAGCAGGCTGGCCAGGATAATCGGCAGAAAAGTGGTTGTCTG includes these proteins:
- a CDS encoding lytic transglycosylase domain-containing protein — protein: MLFLLGMLFLSVTLFPAPSSADIYRYEDEEGVLHFTDAPTDKKFKIFMRDLRKDRQLRTRFRIASGNPQEFEHLITSASAKYGVSASLIRAVIQAESGYNPQAVSRAGAGGLMQLMPGTAKHLKVADRFDPHQNVDGGVRYLKFLLDTFKGDVSLALAAYNAGLSKVAKYGGIPPYEETRTYVSRVLSYMR
- the purM gene encoding phosphoribosylformylglycinamidine cyclo-ligase encodes the protein MSKPRATYKEAGVDIEAGNSFVQKIKPLVKSTFRPEVMTEIGGFGGLFSLNAAKYKNPVLVSGTDGVGTKLKLAFLADRHDTVGIDLVAMCVNDIVVQGAEPLFFLDYLATGKLDPDKAAQIVAGIAEGCRQAGCALIGGETAEMPGFYADGEYDIAGFTVGVVEKDQIIDGSSITVGNKLIGIGSSGLHSNGYSLARRIIFDRMGLAINSPLPDSTKTVDEELLTPTRIYVRSVLNLLKDFRINGIAHITGGGLLENVPRVLPKGCSASFKLGSWEMPSIFTTLQEAGNVEQNEMYRTFNMGIGMVLAVAAADVDDILSRLNGLGEQAWLIGEVKSMNKNQTEQVVLV
- the purN gene encoding phosphoribosylglycinamide formyltransferase gives rise to the protein MGTAPIKLAVLVSGNGSNFQAIIDAIEAGRIPNSQVVCLISNKSDAFALERARKHNIKIVVLDHKAYPDRQAYDTALVELLRQHEVDLVILAGFMRLLSPIMIDAFPNAIMNIHPALLPAFPGLDAQQQAFDYGVRYTGCTVHFVDKGTDTGPIILQSVVPVLGSDTIESLTQRIHGEEHRTYVEAVRLFCAGRLKVEGRKVIISE
- the rpsT gene encoding 30S ribosomal protein S20 — encoded protein: MAHHKSAIKRIKQNEKRNARNRHQKSTLKTYIKRVREAVESKDKEAAVAALQVAIPVIDKTATKGVIHKANASRSVSRLTKLVNTLG
- a CDS encoding CotH kinase family protein, whose protein sequence is MRRLLPAKHVLISLVTASIALFQQASAAAATAQLMVTVNGQGAVSGTPATIACSTGSCSYSFATGTSITLVAVPAAGSSFAGWLGGSCTGANSCSLTLTGDTTMSATFVEGPAKVRIQGTPSRYYPTLQTALDHAANGEVLRAAGGVFHEDILLTNPALLSFQGGYNSSFENQDSVSLLDGTLTIAGGSLAVSGLTIASGTSTTQPVANAGSDRLSFPNWPVQLDGTGSRDTGSNPLSFSWDLAVKPQGSSAVLSGATTATPAFTPDLPGLYVARLIVNNGQLDSTADTATVTVQQVTAPYSASSLFSQPEAAAVTDSPNAFYTAEQQAAVLQAAIKTFDTAYTGGVYTFDLVNQDTDPNDTWEPEVSAHFLADDYPDDGVATNATLRLRGNSSRLAVQKSYRVKLSKDASSVQRYWRNETTLQLNKHPWDLTRVRNKLAFDLFRDIPHLPSLRTQFMQITIDDENNSNDGDYGLFTHVEKVGKDYLSNRGLATDGNIYKANNFTFRMEDGLTLGSDGKKPLDKAAFELILEIENVNTDHRPLIAMINAVNNDSSSINDTIATYFDRNNYITWLATNILAGNRDTITQNFELYQPSAGNRFYFIPWDYDGAFGFENQPDIQVAGNLYAPWQMGIGNWWGVPLHNRFLMDAANRADLTRTVLDIYSTYLTPERIKALLDSYRPLVQPLITRSPDLDHLPTVAGADSEEQWAHEYARLVTVTKINLDRYLASLNQPMPFWQSAAVEGSTLVLAWDPAVDLQGGAVTYDIQIASDPAFSTVIHSTSTYSDTSLTIAKPAAGTYYLRVIARNAAGLTTTGFDRHDTEGATYWGVLQFTVS